CACCGGAAATTTCACCACCATCGCCTCCCAATGCCTCCAGAAGCTCCCGGCTTCCAACAACAAGTTCACCTATAACTGCGACGGCCATACCTTCAATTATCTCGTCGAGAACGGCTTCAGTATGTCCCTTATcttttttatctctttattcCTATTTTTTGCCATATTTATAATCGGCACCAAATTCTGATTCAGATCTCCATATCTTAGATTTGTTGATTTCTTTGCGTCTGGCCCGTGTGTTTGACCATCTGATTGTGCCGAAGTCCGGAACATATAGACATATGTTTGTacgtatatatatgcatgagagTGTGTTGCGTTTAAAGCCAGGATTCctagtcataaaaaaaatatgtacatGGATATGTGTGGAAGCTTGTATGTTTATGTGTGAATTCTTTTTGAAGGTGTATATTATTTGGGATTGTTTCTTGATGCGTGATATATCACTGTTGTCTGAATAAATATGGTTCTTCAgatgtattttttttgatattttgttaaatGTTTTGTCCTGAAAGAGAGAGCGTcgtgcgcgcgcgcgcacacacacacacacatatatatatatatatgcttcgcTAGTTCGCTTTGCTTTGAGAAAGTGGAGGGGATTCACTCCATATGAAGGGCAAGCTCATTGCACGTTGAGCCGAGGGTTGGGTTTAAATCTTCGagtgtttatgtttgttttctATTGACTTAACATCTACATAAGATTTTAATGCGTGGTCAGTGTTAGTTTTTCTCTCATCATTTGTCATATCTTTGGAATGTTACGTGCAAATTAGATTGCTGCAGTATGCATTATCAAATGggactaaaataaaaaataaaagaaaaaaggaaacttTGTAGCACGATTGTTGTAGCACACGGTCAgattttgagatttatattaccTTCCAAGTTTGATTTcctatgatattttaatttcttaccTTTTATCTTGCTTCTTAAAATTGTTAAGAAGGAAGAAACGGGGTAAGTGCTTAGTTTCCTGATCCAGTTATTAGGAATGGAAGTGTGGCATCTTTTGCCATTATGAcaatgagaatttgaaaatgatCACATTTTTCACTGACAATATCAAGTCAATTACCCTAGTTGTATACCTCAAACCTCTTTGTTGAATGTAGGCATTTGCGTCACATTTATTATATGATGTTAACATTCTGAAGTTATTCTAGCCATCCCAGACTCTGGGATTGAGGTtctactttttaacttttacttTTAAATGCTGCAGCCTATTGTGTAGTTGCTGTTGAATCTGCTGGCAGACAAATTCCCATTGCCTTGTTGGAGCGAGTTAAGGAAGATTTCAACAAGAGATATGGTGGAGGGAAAGCTGCAACTGCCGTTGCCAACAGCCTAAATAAAGAGTTTGGGTATGCATTAtcctttctttcattccttAAAGACGTGTCATTCCAAAAGGATTTTGACCATTTGATCAATATTATAGACCCAAACTGAAGGAGCACATGCAGTATTGTGCGGATCATCCTGAGGAGATAAGCAAGCTTGCAAAAGTGAAGGCTCAGGTTTCTGAAGTCAAGGGCGTTATGATGGAAAATATTGAGAAGGTATAGTGGCATTGCTGGTTGTTCTTGAAATGTTATGATGCAATTTGCAAGTAAAAATACTGAATTGCatgtttttggtaaaaataTGTTATTGCTAATTGGTATGAAATATTAGACACTGATGTTAAGAATTGAAAGCGggttttttcttcccttttatgTTTCTATTGAATAACACTGCATGTGCTGATTAAGATTCATCTGTTGTGCAGGTTCTTGACCGTGGTGAGAAGATTGAGCTGCTGGTGGATAAAACTGAGAACCTTCGCTCGCAGGTTAGTCCTAGAAACCTTTTTTTTACCTCTCTTTGTGATTAATTGACTGCAGAAAACACTTTTTCACTTGGGCTTGGGTGCAACTCTTTATCCTCAAGAAATTATTGGATTGATCCATGCAATATTTAAGTAATGTTATTACATCCTGCAGACACTTAGGCAGTTTTTTTAAGGTTGGATAGGCTATTGTGGATCCTgtacttgtttgtttgtttttgtgggCTTGGGGCTATGGGGACTCAATCCGCCAACTTTTCTCATGAGAGCGGGGACAAATGCCATCAAGTTACGGCCATGGGTGAATCTGTGTTTGTTTTAATAAGTCATTATTAGATTCTTCccagttttatattttcttcctcctctctATGTTGCATGACCTGATCCTTAATAGTTGGGATTGTCGCTTGTTTTATCTCTAGTATTTGGGATTAACACTTACTTCAGCATATAGGTTGATGTATTTATATTGATTCTGCATTCCAGGCACAAGATTTTAGGCAGCAAGGAACTCAGATCAGAAGGAAGATGTGGTTCCAGAATATGAAGATAAAATTGATTGTTTTGGGTATTCTCATTGCCTTGATTCTAATTATTGTGTTGTCTATTTGCCGTGGCTTCAATTGTTAAATTGCCTGGAACTTCCTGGACACTGCCTTTCTGGCATGCTGATTCCAATTGTCTAGGTTTTCCTTTCCACCTTGCTATTTGGTGTTTGATGTATTAGGTTATACCATCCCCTTCTGCTAGCCTTTTAGGAATGGGGAGCACTTGTCTTTTGGATTGTTGTATAGTTGATATGCTACAACTGCTACAAGTAGATAAATTTTCTATATGCTATTTGTTatggttttatttcttttgtttgttaaagATGTAACGGAGAAATACTTGCCCGCATATTAGTATTCCGACTTTTCTCCAATGTTTTTACTTCATATAATTTCTTTCCCCTCAATTGATTTAGAGATTAGCTAGTCGGGTTGTTTTTTAGAGCGGTCGAGCTAACAAACAATAATGGATGGGATGCAATGTTATTGTTTCCTTAAGGTCTTCTAGAGAGGCGTAGTTACATAATTCCTTCCCTCTTGAACTTTCAGTTGATTTTCAACATCTTTGTAAACTAGTAATTGTAATTTGTTAACTggatatatttcattttttaatatcattctTGGGCCATTGGCGTTAAGAATAATTCTTTTTACTAGtcgatttatttatttgatttattgatGGTTCTGTTTTTCTAGTTTGTTTGAGATTGTGtttgttattattaataatgCAAAGATAGGAGGATCGGTACGAAGCACGATGAATTTCGTCCACTCATCCATTCATTCGTATGATTACCTAGAATAGTCTATAACTTCGGCTCCGTAATCAGGTGGTAGAGCTCAAATTTCTCTCCTCTGCCTGGTCAAAATAAAGCTGCTTCATTTCAGCCCCTTGGCTTTGTACACTATCTTGACGAAATTGGTTTCGACTTTGGACACAAGTTTCAAATATGAAAGTCCATTTTAGTAATTGGACTAAAACAAATTATCAACAATTAAACAAAAGCAGCATCCCTAAACACAAGAAAGACAAACAACCAAACCGAAAATGAAACCAATTCCAAAGCCCTATAAATGCAAAcataaagagattaaaaaaaaaaattgggggcGGGGGGGCTGGGGAGATTAATGAACGCAAGAAAAGAATGTTGGAACTTTTTAGTTAACTAAAGAAAATTCAGTTTTGCGTTTAATGATTAATCTCGACCATATAGATATCTCACAAAAGCTTGTCTGCGTTTTATGCATCAAGACACCAAAAGTTCAATTCACTAATATCTGtggttttatttaatattttatcatgttttcCCTCAACCGGTAAAAAGACACCGCTAGTCGGAATGGTGTCCCCCTTATCAAGAAGCCATGCAAGAAGAGTTTATTCTTTACGAGAAATCCAAGAAAAATGCAAAAGGGGTGTTGTGGGGAGGGGTGGGTTTGGTTTCAAGGCGGATCAAACAGTGATAATTACAGGAAAGATGGGTAGAGTTACTCATTTTGTAAGGTTGAGCGTAAATTGGACATAGATTCCATAAGCTAAATAGTTTTGGACATTAGGCACTTGGGAGTTGGGGCTGATGCTTTTGTGCTTGGTGCAATCTTCCAAAAATGAGGCGAGGAAAGGGTGTAATGACGTCAAGGGAGTTACCTTCAATAATAAGGTTAACAATTCCGTTTATAGTAAGGACTGCATCCTTGCCTTCACCGATATTGGGTTCATCCAAGTGGAATTTGAGGGTACAGGAATGGAGAAAATACTTTGAATCATGGTAAACATAGCAGCATAGGAGGTGGGTAATGCCAAATTTCTTGTCTTGTATATGTGAGACGATGGAGTTCCAAGCTTCCTTATTGGTATACTTAACTTGGGTGATCTAGGTCAAAGGATTTGATGTGAGTTGGCTGTGGTGAGCTTTCTTTTCTGATGATAATCCTCAGGATGAATACCTAATGTTACAATGTTGATGGAATAATAGTGAGATGGAATGGGATGTACGATGACTGTAAATGGACTAAActtaatgaagaagatgatggaTGAAAAGTATTGAAATTGCATATACTTGAAATTTCGAGGAATCCAAAACCTCCCAAGAATAGAGACTACAAATTTTCAAGATTCCAAAATGATCCACTTTTTCCCCTTCCGTTCCCACATAATCTATCTAATCctaacaaatttaaaacaaaatgacTAAAAACACCCTTGCATAACTGTTGTTAAACACTGTGTTTTGGTTGTAAATAACAACATAAAACTACCCCATTTTATCCCTTACATTTTctactaaaacaaaaaatgtcgTAGACTCCCCTTACAAACTGCACCGATTCGTGAGTCCCAAATCCCCTTTCAGCCTTCATAAACTTCACTTTGTCCtaactcttctctctcttcgtCTTCAACCGCACAGCCCAAAGATTGCTCATTCCTCGTCTGTCGTGCACTGATCCTCTTGCTTGAACTTTCTAACAATCTCCCACTCTTATAAAACCTTGCCTACAAGGTGTGGATACACAATCCTCAGCCTTCACAAGCTCTTCCAGGTGTTGTCCTTCACGAGGGCCCCAACTCATTTGACCAAAACTTCAGTTATGGCACGATGGCCCTGTTGCTTCATGCAACGCTCCAAGATCATCTTGGGCTCAGGTATGACTTCCCTTGACTCAtttgtgggttgtaaaataggAATGGAATGGGTTGAATGCTCTCACCAATTTTCTTCTTTAAGCATGAGACGTGAAAAACAAGGTGGATCTTGGATGTGGGTGGGAGATCATTTCGGTAGGCCATAGTTCCTAACTGTTGGATAACCTTGAATGGCCCATAGAAATTGGGGGCCAATTTCAAGTTGTGGCATATGGCCACTGACTTCTATCAATATGGCTAAAGTCACAAGTAAACAGACTCTGTTTGAATTGGGAAgtgatctcatctcattttatctcatcattacaactttttcaaatttccacacaaaatataataaacaattcaatttttttaaatctcaattcaacttttcatatctcaaaacaataataataatattttattcaacttttattattcatctaaaatcatcttatctcatctctgaatccaGTCTCCTTCATTAAACTCTCTTTCAGTTATCTTCATGTCTGCATATATCTTCATTTGGTTTTGGGCTATCTTGAGATTGTTCTTTAATAATTCTAAGATCTGGCTTCTGTTTCTCATTAATTGATCAATAGTGTTGTTGTTTGAGGTGCAGAGGATATAAGTAATTAGCTTTGAGGGTGGGTACCAATATAAAGCCTCGAAGGGCGACAGCTTTGTAGAGCTGTGATAGCTAATGTTATACCACCACTCTACAAGTGGTAACCACTGTCTCCATGTCTTAGGTTTTTGTCTTGCGTAGTTTCTCAAATAACCTTTTAGGCTTTTATTTAAAGTCTTGGTCTGTCCGTCACTATGGGGATGGTAGGCTGAGCTAAAATTCAATGTAGTTTCCTGGAGAGTAAACAAATTCTTCCAAAATGAGCTGAGGATCACTGGTTCATGATCTGACACAATAGTTCTTGGAAACCCATGTAGTTTAAACATCGAGGAGAGGAACATTTGAGCTACTTCTTGGGCTATGTAGGGTTGGGACAGAGCCATAAAATGGCCATCTTTCATGAATCAGTCATCCACTACAAATATCACAGTAGCACCATTGGAATTTGGAAGACCCTATATGAAATCCATAGAGATGTCCGTCCAAGCTTGTTAGGGTACAGGAAGTGGTTGGAGTAGACTAGCTGGAGGGATAGTCTCATATTTAATAACTTGACACGTGTCACATTCTTGCACCCACATTTTAATATCTTTTTCATGCCCGATCAGTAAAAGTCCCTATTGGCCCTTTAATAAGTCTTTAGGTAACCTAAATGGCCCGCCATTGGGTCTGCGTGTATGTAGTGGAGCACATTTTTAATGAAAGGAAATCTCAGTACTAACATCACCCTTCCCTTCTTCACAAGCAGTCCTTGCATGATAGAAACCCTCTTAGGAATTTCCTGTGATTCCCCAGCCTTTGCTAAACAATCTGAGAACTCTTCAGACAGCTGGTAACTCATTTTTAATTCCTCCACCCAATCAGGTTTTGGAAATGTGATCTGAGCCAAGACTCCTTCCTTGAAGTGGTCTTCCTCCTCTTTCTGAGAAAGCATTGAAAACTCTGTTCTCCTGCCCCTTCTTATATTC
This genomic interval from Carya illinoinensis cultivar Pawnee chromosome 2, C.illinoinensisPawnee_v1, whole genome shotgun sequence contains the following:
- the LOC122300290 gene encoding vesicle-associated membrane protein 722; translation: MGQQSLIYSFVARGTVILAEYTEFTGNFTTIASQCLQKLPASNNKFTYNCDGHTFNYLVENGFTYCVVAVESAGRQIPIALLERVKEDFNKRYGGGKAATAVANSLNKEFGPKLKEHMQYCADHPEEISKLAKVKAQVSEVKGVMMENIEKVLDRGEKIELLVDKTENLRSQAQDFRQQGTQIRRKMWFQNMKIKLIVLGILIALILIIVLSICRGFNC